The window CGACTGTACGCCTACCTGCACGGGGAGCGGGCGGACCCGGGCCTGACCGTCGACACGCGCCCGGTGAAAGACGACGTCGCCGCGGCCGTCGCGGGCGAGGTGGCCAACGCCAGCCTCGCGACGCTGGTCGCCGAGAGCGGGACCGAGCTCCGCGACCCGGTCAACGTGACGCTCCTGGAGCGGATGACCAGCGGCCCGGCCGGGTACGAGGCCGCGCGGGCGACCGTCCGCGACGAGGCCCGCGAGCGCGTCCTCGACGCGGCCGTCGACCGGGCGCTCGGGAACGCGAGCGACGACCGCCTCCTGTCGCTCGCGATCGACGACTACGACCCCGACGACTACTCCGAGGCGGAGAAGGATCGGCTGATCGAGGAGCACGAGGACGAGATACGGGCCGCGCTTCGCCAGTACCTCAGCGAGGAGCGGTCAGACGAGATCGACGCCCGCGTCGACGAGGAACTGGACGCCGTCCGCGCCGACTACGCCGGCCGGACCGCCGAGGACCCGGTGGAGAACGCCAGCCTTGCGATCCAGACCACCGTCGCGGCCGGCCTGACGACCGACATGGACTACGGGACCTTCCGCGAGCGCCTCGACGCCGACCGGGAACGGCTCGGCGAGGCGGTCGGCGACCGCGCCGAACAGCGCCTCGATCAGGAACTGCCCGACCGGCTCGACCTGACGCGGGAGATGGACGCCGGGACGACCCAGCGGCTCGAGGACGCGCGGACGGCCGTCACGTGGCTCGACCGCCTGCCGTTCGTCCTGCCGGCCGTCGGCGCGCTGCTGCTCGGGCTGCTGTACTACGTCACCCGGTCGGTCCCGACGGTCCTCGGGACGGCGGGGGCTGCCCTGGTCGCCGGGAGCCTGCCGCCGTACCTCGCCCTGGGATTCGTCCGGGACCGGGCCGCCGCGGCGCTGGGCGGGGCCGACGCGACGAGCAGGCTCGCCATCGGGCTCGTCGAGCGCACGCTCGCGCACGTCGGCGCCGTCTCGCTCGCGTTCACTGCCGCCGGCGTCCTGCTGGCGGCCGCGTGGCTGGCGCTGCGCTACGACCTGCACGAGAAGCTCGGGGGCGGCGGGTCGAACGAGCCGCGGATCGCGTAGCTTCCGCTACTCGACGCGGTCGCGCGCCGCCGCGACCACGAGCGGGAACGTGATGGTGGCGTCGGCGTAGACGGAGACGTTCCGCGCGTCCGTCTCCAGTTTCCCCCACGAGCGGGCCTCCTCGAGCGTCGCGCCCGAGAGCCCGCCGGTCTGGGGCGGGTCCATCGTCAGCTGGACGGCGTAGTCGTAGGCGTCCGGCGAGACCAGCATCGTCTGGAGGACGTAGTTCTTCGGGACGCCGCCGCCGACGACCAGCGCGCCGGCCTCGTCGGCCTCGTAGGCGATGTCCGTGATCTGGGTCATGTCCGCCAGCGCGTCCAGCGTGAAGTCGCTGGTCTGGGAGTACATCCACGACTGCAGGCCCAGCACCGAGTCCTGGACGGCGGGGCAGTAGATCGGGACGTCGTTCTCGTAGGCCGCGGCGGCGACGCCGGGGTCCTCGTCGACGTCCTCGCGCTCGTTGACCTCCGAGTTCGCCCGGCCCAGCTCCTCGGTCAGCCGCTGGATGGAGACGCCGCCGTCGTCCGACTCCTCGGCGAGGACGGGGAACACCTCGTCGCGGAGGTGGGACTCGAACAGCGCGAAGTGCTCCTGGGGCAGGTAGACGTTGTAGATGCGGTCCACGCCCTCGTCGCGCAGCTGCTCGTCGTGCTCGCGTTCGGTCTTGCCTTCGGCGTGTGTTTCCCCGTGGTGGTGCTTGCCACCGATGGCCTCGATGCTGTCGTGGGTGAGGTTCGCGCCGGTCGTCACCAGCGCGTCGACGTGGCCGTCCCGGATCAGGTCGCTGACGATGCGGCGCATGCCCGTCGGGACCATCGCACCGGCCAGCCCGAGGAAGGTGGTCACGTCGTCGCGGAACAGCTCGGCGGTGACGTCGACCGCCTCGTGGACGGTGGCCGCGCCGATGCCTGCGTCGCCGTACTCGGCGGCCAGTTCGCCGACCGTCATCCCCGCCCGGACCTCGCTGTGGCCGACGGGGTCGTGGTCGAACGTCTCGCGGTCGTCGCTCATACCCTCCCTCGCGGCGGCGCGGGCTTCAAGGCCGCGCTTCCGGTCCGGGAGCGCGGCTCGCGTGTCGTTCCCGTTGGTCACTCCCGCTCGCTCTCACCGAGGCCGCTCGCTTCGCTCGTGAGCCCGCGGCTCGCGTGTCGTTCCCGTTGGTCACTCCCGCTCACTCTCACCGAGGCCGCTCGCTTCGCTCGCGAGCCCGCGGCTCGCGTGTCGTTCCCGTTGGTCACTCCCGCTCGCTCATTCCGAGGTCGCTCCCTGCGGTCGCGACCTCGTGTCAGTCGTCGGCCGCCGCCCCGTCAGCGGCGTCGTCGACCGCGGCCGCGCCGTCGCCGCCGGCGTGCGACGCCCGCTCGATGGGCGCCTCGCAGCAGTTCGAGCGGTACCGCTCGTACTCGCGGACGAGCTTGCACTCGCGGTACCGGTGGGCGGTCACCGCGCCGCAGTCGGTACACCGGAACGTCCACTTCGGATCGGCGAAGGTGCGGCAGTGGACCTCGGTGTCGAGTTCCTCGGCCCGCTCGCGGAAGGCGGCGCCGTGGCCGGTGGTCCCGTAGTGCTGGAACTGCTCGACGTGGACCAGTTCGTGTCTGAGCGTCGAGGCCCACTCCGCGCTGTCGAACGCCTCGAAGGCGGCCCAGGTGAGCGACACGGTGCACTCCGGCGGCCGGCCGTCGGCGCCCGGCGTCGCCTCCCAGTCCATCGGCTCGCCCACGGTCGCGCCGTCGATCACGCGGCGCTTGACCGCCGCGGCGCGGCGCTTGGCGCGCGTGGAGACCTCCCACTCGACGAGGTCGAAGCGAACGTCGAGCCCCCACTCCCGCCTCGCGTCGCGGGCGTACGAGCGGGACCACGCGATCAGCTCCTCGTGGTCCGCGATGTCGTCGAACGCCGGCGGCTCGTCCATCGCGTTCCCCTGTGTCACGGACGGGTTTATACGTCTCGGCCGCGGACCGCCGACGCGTCCGCCAGTGCCTGTCAGATACACTAACTTAATGCGGATGTCACTTCGCGTAACCTGTCCGGTAGTCGCCAGTAAGCGCGGCCACTGGTCTAGTAACCCGCGTATGGGATTCTAAACGTTTCTTCCGTACTAAGGCGCTTCTCGCCCTCGTCGGATATTGCAGCGGAGTTGATTCATCATGACAAGCGACAGCACAACGACACGCCTCGCAACCATCGCGCTCGCCCTCGCAGTGATCACCGTCGGGGGCGTCGCGACGATGGGCGTCGCGGCACAGGACGCGGGTAACGAGACGACAGACAACGGGACGGACGTCGGCGTCGACGGCAACGAGACGGTCGACAACGAGACCGACGTCGGCCTCACCAACGAGACGGAGGACAACGAGACTGACGTCGGCGTCACGGACAACGAAACCGAGGACAACGAGACCGACGTCAGCGTCACAGACAACGAAACCGAGGACAACGAGACCGACGTCGGCGTCACGGACAACGAGACGATGGCCGAGCCGACGGCGAACCTGACCGTCGACGACCAGACCAGCAACGGCAGCGCGATCGCCATCTCGTCGGCTAACCTCTCCGATGGCGGGTTCCTCGTGGCGTACAACGCCACCATGGCGGAGCCGCTCGGGTCCGTGAACGCCTCGGAGATCAGCATGAACGAGACGATGGCCGTCGGCGACAACGAGACGACGGCCGGTGACAACGAGACGACCAGCGTCACCGACAACGACACGCTGACCGTCGGCGACAACGAGACGGCCAACGAGACGATGGCCAC of the Halomicrobium salinisoli genome contains:
- a CDS encoding DUF7282 domain-containing protein, with amino-acid sequence MTSDSTTTRLATIALALAVITVGGVATMGVAAQDAGNETTDNGTDVGVDGNETVDNETDVGLTNETEDNETDVGVTDNETEDNETDVSVTDNETEDNETDVGVTDNETMAEPTANLTVDDQTSNGSAIAISSANLSDGGFLVAYNATMAEPLGSVNASEISMNETMAVGDNETTAGDNETTSVTDNDTLTVGDNETANETMATDGNDTAADAGQNASLMLDETLDENQTIVVVAFQDTNDNGEFDLGTDEVYLNQDGSIASDSAMVNVTDAAGDDTELDETDDAANETDDGQAEPGFVDGDESDETETDTETETEDTDDDAADDDEDDEDDDVEVFTPTPEDGDTDDES
- a CDS encoding deoxyhypusine synthase, which gives rise to MSDDRETFDHDPVGHSEVRAGMTVGELAAEYGDAGIGAATVHEAVDVTAELFRDDVTTFLGLAGAMVPTGMRRIVSDLIRDGHVDALVTTGANLTHDSIEAIGGKHHHGETHAEGKTEREHDEQLRDEGVDRIYNVYLPQEHFALFESHLRDEVFPVLAEESDDGGVSIQRLTEELGRANSEVNEREDVDEDPGVAAAAYENDVPIYCPAVQDSVLGLQSWMYSQTSDFTLDALADMTQITDIAYEADEAGALVVGGGVPKNYVLQTMLVSPDAYDYAVQLTMDPPQTGGLSGATLEEARSWGKLETDARNVSVYADATITFPLVVAAARDRVE
- a CDS encoding SprT-like domain-containing protein; translation: MDEPPAFDDIADHEELIAWSRSYARDARREWGLDVRFDLVEWEVSTRAKRRAAAVKRRVIDGATVGEPMDWEATPGADGRPPECTVSLTWAAFEAFDSAEWASTLRHELVHVEQFQHYGTTGHGAAFRERAEELDTEVHCRTFADPKWTFRCTDCGAVTAHRYRECKLVREYERYRSNCCEAPIERASHAGGDGAAAVDDAADGAAADD